A genomic region of Elusimicrobiota bacterium contains the following coding sequences:
- a CDS encoding N4-gp56 family major capsid protein gives MTRFVKSYGQKELLDDVMKDVENVTRFMGEGADNVIQVSRDLEKSKGDQQTFGLVARLGGDGVTGDDELEGNEESLSSYAEVVAIDQIRNAVRLTGRLDNQKVVYDQIGKAKENLRVWMKEFIARQIFLKLGGVTNTTLVDTNGKVIGGRALWSNTADFIPDADEAAGVGARYLCAETTGTDGLADADIMTLDLVTKAATLAKLAEPKIQPLSVGGDDFYVMYLHPLSARDIRMSSDWKTAVENAQMRGDKNPVFRGALGFWSNVLLLENEYVPWLDISVSGNSFRGAAVGTDCAADCARNLLVGRQAILMAQASSKDALCGRELRLQEQGRRCRNFIGGLQKTMFNSGRIWGYRRRRRREALRRDHMAAITEP, from the coding sequence TTGACGCGCTTCGTCAAGAGCTATGGTCAAAAAGAGCTTCTTGATGACGTGATGAAAGATGTTGAAAACGTGACCCGGTTCATGGGCGAAGGTGCCGACAACGTGATTCAGGTGTCCCGCGACCTCGAGAAATCCAAAGGCGACCAGCAGACGTTTGGTTTGGTGGCGCGTTTGGGTGGCGACGGCGTGACCGGTGACGACGAGTTGGAAGGCAACGAAGAGTCGCTGAGCAGCTATGCGGAAGTGGTCGCTATCGACCAAATCCGTAATGCTGTGCGTCTGACGGGTCGGTTGGACAACCAGAAGGTCGTGTACGATCAAATCGGCAAAGCTAAAGAGAACCTGCGCGTGTGGATGAAAGAGTTCATCGCCCGCCAGATTTTCTTGAAACTTGGCGGCGTGACCAACACGACCCTTGTCGATACCAATGGCAAAGTCATTGGTGGTCGCGCGTTGTGGTCCAACACGGCTGACTTCATTCCCGATGCGGACGAAGCGGCTGGCGTCGGTGCGCGGTATCTGTGCGCCGAAACGACCGGGACGGACGGGCTTGCTGATGCGGACATCATGACTCTTGACTTGGTGACCAAAGCGGCGACTCTGGCGAAACTCGCGGAACCGAAGATCCAACCCTTGAGCGTTGGCGGGGATGACTTCTATGTCATGTACCTGCACCCTCTCTCGGCGCGCGATATTCGGATGTCCAGCGACTGGAAAACGGCGGTTGAAAACGCGCAGATGCGTGGCGACAAAAACCCCGTGTTCCGTGGCGCGTTGGGCTTTTGGTCCAACGTGTTGCTCCTGGAAAACGAGTACGTGCCTTGGCTGGACATTTCGGTCTCTGGCAACTCGTTCCGTGGCGCGGCTGTCGGTACGGACTGCGCGGCCGACTGTGCGCGTAACTTGCTTGTTGGTCGTCAGGCGATCCTGATGGCCCAGGCGTCCAGCAAAGACGCCCTTTGTGGTCGAGAACTTCGATTACAAGAACAAGGAAGGCGTTGCCGAAACTTCATCGGTGGCCTGCAGAAGACGATGTTTAACTCCGGGCGAATTTGGGGTTATCGCCGTCGACGCCGCCGCGAAGCTCTAAGGAGAGATCACATGGCCGCTATTACTGAACCCTGA